The following are from one region of the Streptomyces fradiae genome:
- the ccrA gene encoding crotonyl-CoA carboxylase/reductase, with the protein MKDILDAIQSPDSTSADFASIKLPESYRAVTVHKDEQEMFAGVASRDKDPRKSLHLDEVALPELGPGEALVAVMASSVNYNSVWSSIFEPVSTFAFLERYGRLSELTKRHDLPYHVIGSDLSGVVLRTGPGVNAWKPGDEVVAHCLSVELESSDGHNDTMLDPEQRIWGFETNFGGLAEIALVKSNQLMPKPGHLSWEEAAAPGLVNSTAYRQLVSRNGAGMKQGDNVLIWGASGGLGSYATQFALAGGANPICVVSSPEKAAICRSMGAEAVIDRNAEGYKFWKDEQNQDPREWKRFGGKIRELTGGEDVDIVFEHPGRETFGASVYVTRKGGTIVTCASTSGYNHEYDNRYLWMSLKKIVGSHFANYREAWEANRLVAKGKIHPTLSKVYSLEETGQAAYDVHRNLHQGKVGVLALAPEEGLGVRDHELRAQHIDAINRFRNV; encoded by the coding sequence GTGAAGGACATCCTGGACGCGATCCAGTCGCCCGACTCCACGTCGGCGGACTTCGCCAGCATCAAGCTCCCCGAGTCGTACCGCGCCGTGACCGTCCACAAGGACGAGCAGGAGATGTTCGCCGGGGTCGCCAGCCGCGACAAGGACCCGCGCAAGTCGCTCCACCTCGACGAGGTCGCCCTCCCCGAGCTCGGCCCGGGCGAGGCGCTGGTGGCCGTCATGGCCTCCTCCGTGAACTACAACTCGGTCTGGTCCTCGATCTTCGAGCCGGTGTCGACCTTCGCGTTCCTGGAGCGCTACGGCCGCCTGTCCGAGCTCACCAAGCGCCACGACCTGCCGTACCACGTCATCGGCTCCGACCTCTCGGGCGTCGTGCTGCGCACCGGCCCGGGCGTCAACGCCTGGAAGCCCGGCGACGAGGTCGTCGCGCACTGTCTGAGCGTCGAGCTGGAGTCCTCCGACGGCCACAACGACACGATGCTCGACCCCGAGCAGCGCATCTGGGGCTTCGAGACCAACTTCGGCGGCCTGGCCGAGATCGCCCTGGTGAAGTCCAACCAGCTGATGCCGAAGCCCGGCCACCTCAGCTGGGAGGAGGCCGCGGCGCCGGGCCTGGTGAACTCCACCGCGTACCGCCAGTTGGTCTCCCGCAACGGCGCCGGCATGAAGCAGGGCGACAACGTGCTGATCTGGGGCGCGAGCGGCGGCCTCGGCTCGTACGCCACCCAGTTCGCGCTGGCCGGCGGCGCCAACCCGATCTGTGTCGTCTCCTCCCCGGAGAAGGCCGCCATCTGCCGTTCCATGGGCGCGGAGGCGGTCATCGACCGCAACGCCGAGGGCTACAAGTTCTGGAAGGACGAGCAGAACCAGGACCCGCGCGAGTGGAAGCGCTTCGGCGGCAAGATCCGCGAGCTGACCGGCGGCGAGGACGTGGACATCGTCTTCGAGCACCCGGGCCGCGAGACCTTCGGCGCCAGCGTCTACGTCACCCGCAAGGGCGGCACCATCGTCACCTGCGCCTCGACCTCGGGCTACAACCACGAGTACGACAACCGCTACCTGTGGATGTCGCTGAAGAAGATCGTCGGCTCGCACTTCGCCAACTACCGCGAGGCCTGGGAGGCCAACCGGCTGGTCGCCAAGGGCAAGATCCACCCGACGCTTTCGAAGGTCTACTCCCTGGAGGAGACCGGCCAGGCCGCCTACGACGTGCACCGCAACCTGCACCAGGGCAAGGTCGGCGTGCTCGCGCTCGCGCCCGAGGAGGGCCTCGGCGTGCGCGACCACGAGCTGCGCGCCCAGCACATCGACGCGATCAATCGCTTCCGTAACGTCTGA
- a CDS encoding TetR family transcriptional regulator, with amino-acid sequence MSKAAKTPRATSTPDAPESAAGTRAAAQRLKMRRELASAAMELFATKGYEATTVDEIAAAAGVARRTFFRHFRSKEEAIFPDHDDTLVRAEAVLNAAPPHEHPLDTVCRGIKEVMKMYAGAPAVSVARYRLTREVPTLREREIASVARYERLFTRYLLGHFDERDHHDGNDDPLLAEVAASAVVTAHNHVLRRWLRAGGQGDVEAQLDHAFAIVRETFGSGIGARPGTVPAESARAADEPVRPAAATASTTGGVVVAVARTDAPLDEVMRTIQQALRKS; translated from the coding sequence ATGTCCAAGGCCGCGAAGACACCCCGTGCCACGTCCACGCCCGACGCCCCGGAGAGCGCGGCGGGGACCCGTGCCGCCGCGCAGCGGCTGAAAATGCGCCGGGAGCTCGCCAGCGCGGCCATGGAGCTGTTCGCCACCAAGGGGTACGAGGCGACCACCGTCGACGAGATCGCGGCGGCGGCCGGGGTGGCCCGGCGGACCTTCTTCCGGCACTTCCGCTCCAAGGAAGAGGCGATCTTCCCCGACCACGACGACACCCTGGTGCGCGCCGAGGCGGTGCTGAACGCCGCACCGCCGCACGAGCACCCGCTCGACACGGTGTGCCGGGGCATCAAGGAGGTCATGAAGATGTACGCGGGCGCGCCCGCGGTCTCCGTGGCCCGCTACCGGCTCACCCGTGAGGTGCCGACGCTGCGCGAGCGCGAGATCGCCTCGGTGGCCCGCTACGAGCGTCTCTTCACCCGCTATCTGCTCGGGCACTTCGACGAGCGCGACCACCACGACGGCAACGACGACCCGCTGCTCGCCGAGGTGGCCGCGTCGGCGGTGGTCACGGCCCACAACCACGTGCTGCGGCGCTGGCTGCGGGCCGGCGGCCAAGGCGATGTGGAGGCGCAGCTCGACCACGCCTTCGCGATCGTCCGGGAGACCTTCGGCAGCGGGATAGGCGCCCGGCCCGGGACCGTGCCGGCCGAGAGCGCCAGGGCCGCGGACGAGCCGGTCCGGCCGGCCGCCGCCACCGCCTCCACGACGGGCGGCGTGGTGGTCGCCGTCGCCCGGACGGACGCACCGCTGGACGAGGTCATGCGGACGATCCAGCAGGCGCTCAGGAAGAGCTGA